The proteins below come from a single Diceros bicornis minor isolate mBicDic1 chromosome 3, mDicBic1.mat.cur, whole genome shotgun sequence genomic window:
- the LRRC4 gene encoding leucine-rich repeat-containing protein 4, which translates to MKLLWQVTVHHTWNAVLLPVVYLTAQVWILCAAITAAASAGPQNCPSVCSCSNQFSKVVCTRRGLSEVPQGIPSNTRYLNLMENNIQMIQADTFRHLHHLEVLQLGRNSIRQIEVGAFNGLASLNTLELFDNWLTVIPSGAFEYLSKLRELWLRNNPIESIPSYAFNRVPSLMRLDLGELKKLEYISEGAFEGLFNLKYLNLGMCNIKDMPNLTPLVGLEELEMSGNHFPEIRPGSFHGLSSLKKLWVMNSQVSLIERNAFDGLASLVELNLAHNNLSSLPHDLFTPLRYLVELHLHHNPWNCDCDILWLAWWLREYIPTNSTCCGRCHAPLHMRGRYLVEVDQASFQCSAPFIMDAPRDLNISEGRMAELKCRTPPMSSVKWLLPNGTVLSHASRHPRISVLNDGTLNFSHVLLSDTGVYTCMVTNVAGNSNASAYLNVSTAELNTSNYSFFTTVTVETTEISPEDTTRKYKPVPTTSTGYQPAYTTSTTVLIQTTRVPKQVAVPATDTNDKMQTSLDEVMKTTKIIIGCFVAVTLLAAAMLIVFYKLRKRHQQRSTVTAARTVEIIQVDEDIPAAASAAATAAPSGVSGEGAVVLPTIHDHINYNTYKPAHGAHWTENSLGNSLHPTVTTISEPYIIQTHTKDKVQETQI; encoded by the coding sequence ATGAAGCTCTTGTGGCAGGTAACTGTGCACCACACCTGGAATGCTGTCCTGCTCCCCGTCGTCTACCTCACGGCGCAAGTGTGGATTCTGTGTGCAGCCATCACTGCTGCCGCCTCAGCCGGGCCCCAGAACTGCCCGTCCGTCTGTTCTTGCAGTAACCAGTTCAGCAAGGTGGTGTGCACCCGCCGGGGCCTCTCCGAGGTCCCTCAGGGTATTCCCTCCAACACCCGGTACCTCAACCTCATGGAAAACAACATCCAGATGATCCAGGCCGACACCTTCCGACACCTCCACCACCTGGAGGTCCTGCAGCTGGGCAGGAACTCCATCCGGCAGATTGAGGTGGGGGCCTTCAACGGGCTGGCCAGCCTCAACACCCTGGAGCTGTTCGACAACTGGCTGACAGTCATCCCCAGTGGGGCCTTTGAATACCTGTCCAAGCTGCGGGAGCTCTGGCTTCGCAACAACCCCATAGAAAGCATCCCCTCTTATGCCTTCAACCGGGTGCCCTCCCTCATGCGCCTGGACTTGGGGGAGCTCAAGAAGCTGGAGTATATCTCTGAGGGGGCTTTTGAGGGACTGTTCAACCTCAAGTACTTGAACTTGGGTATGTGCAACATTAAAGATATGCCCAATCTCACGCCCctggtggggctggaggagctgGAGATGTCAGGAAACCACTTCCCTGAGATCAGGCCTGGCTCCTTCCATGGCCTGAGCTCGCTCAAGAAGCTATGGGTCATGAACTCACAGGTCAGCTTGATTGAGCGGAATGCTTTTGATGGGCTGGCCTCGCTTGTGGAACTCAACTTGGCCCACAATAACCTCTCTTCTTTGCCCCATGACCTCTTCACCCCACTGAGGTACCTGGTGGAGTTGCACCTACACCACAATCCTTggaattgtgattgtgacattcTATGGCTAGCCTGGTGGCTTCGGGAGTACATACCCACCAATTCCACCTGCTGTGGCCGCTGTCATGCTCCCCTGCACATGCGAGGCCGCTACCTGGTAGAGGTGGACCAGGCCTCCTTCCAGTGCTCTGCCCCCTTCATCATGGATGCACCTCGGGACCTCAATATCTCTGAGGGTCGGATGGCAGAACTTAAGTGTCGGACTCCCCCTATGTCCTCTGTAAAGTGGTTGTTGCCTAATGGGACAGTGCTCAGCCACGCCTCCCGCCACCCACGGATCTCTGTCCTCAATGATGGCACCTTAAACTTTTCCCATGTGCTGCTCTCAGACACTGGGGTATACACATGCATGGTGACAAATGTGGCAGGCAACTCCAATGCCTCGGCCTACCTCAATGTGAGCACGGCCGAGCTCAACACCTCCAACTACAGCTTCTTCACCACTGTCACAGTGGAGACCACTGAGATTTCGCCTGAGGACACAACGCGAAAGTATAAGCCTGTTCCTACCACGTCCACTGGTTACCAGCCGGCATATACCACCTCTACCACGGTGCTCATTCAGACCACCCGTGTGCCCAAGCAGGTGGCAGTACCCGCGACAGATACCAATGACAAAATGCAGACCAGCCTGGATGAAGTCATGAAGACCACCAAGATCATCATTGGCTGCTTTGTGGCAGTGACTCTGCTAGCTGCCGCCATGTTGATTGTCTTCTACAAACTTCGTAAGCGGCACCAGCAGAGGAGTACAGTCACAGCTGCCCGGACAGTtgagattatccaggtggatGAAGACATCCCAGCGGCAGCAtctgcagcagcaacagcagctccATCCGGTGTATCAGGTGAGGGGGCAGTAGTGCTGCCCACAATTCATGACCATATTAACTACAACACCTACAAACCAGCACATGGGGCCCACTGGACAGAAAACAGCCTGGGGAACTCTCTGCACCCCACAGTCACCACTATCTCTGAACCTTATATAATTCAGACCCATACCAAGGACAAGGTACAGGAAACTCAAATatga